From the Streptomyces pluripotens genome, one window contains:
- a CDS encoding response regulator transcription factor, with protein sequence MTGTEGGKKPARVVVADDQTVVREGIVMLLGLLPGMEVVGAAGDGEEAVRLVGELAPDVVLMDLRMPRCDGVEATRRIREQYPGTQVVVLTTYADDESLFPALRAGARGYLTKDVGGDEIVRAVESVLSGQAGLSPGIQRRLLERLSQSEPEPVAGQPPDGLTARETEVLVLIAEGLTNQEIARRLHVSTATVKTHINNLFAKTGLKDRAQAVRYAYGKGLASPPVG encoded by the coding sequence ATGACGGGGACGGAAGGCGGGAAGAAGCCCGCACGGGTGGTGGTCGCCGACGACCAGACCGTGGTCCGGGAGGGCATCGTGATGCTGCTCGGGCTGCTGCCGGGCATGGAGGTGGTAGGTGCCGCGGGCGACGGTGAGGAGGCAGTACGGCTGGTCGGGGAACTCGCCCCGGACGTCGTCTTGATGGATCTCCGGATGCCCCGTTGCGACGGTGTGGAGGCCACCCGACGGATCAGGGAGCAGTACCCCGGTACCCAGGTCGTGGTGCTCACCACGTATGCGGATGACGAGTCCCTGTTCCCTGCGCTGCGGGCCGGGGCCCGTGGCTACCTCACCAAGGACGTGGGGGGTGACGAGATCGTGCGCGCCGTGGAGAGCGTGCTGTCAGGACAAGCAGGGCTGTCGCCGGGAATTCAGCGTCGGCTGTTGGAGCGCTTGTCGCAGTCCGAGCCCGAACCGGTGGCCGGTCAGCCTCCGGATGGGCTGACCGCGCGTGAGACTGAGGTGCTGGTACTGATTGCCGAAGGCCTCACCAACCAGGAGATCGCTCGCAGGCTGCACGTCTCCACCGCGACCGTGAAGACGCATATCAACAACCTTTTCGCCAAGACGGGCCTCAAGGACCGGGCGCAAGCCGTGCGTTATGCCTACGGCAAGGGGCTGGCGAGTCCGCCCGTGGGGTGA
- a CDS encoding DUF485 domain-containing protein, which produces MQSSNGRARGAGGGPESSAGGGEDHGAPAHDVKPEDPWYDALASGWGEVDGTGTPAPAVPSARGENSGTTVRARDVYLEVQRSAAFQEVRSRYRRFVAPGAIAFLAWYVGYVVTATTAPGLMARPVAGAVNVGMLAGLAQFLTTFLLTWAYARHARLRRDRAALDLRWDTQELTRGVQGGAS; this is translated from the coding sequence ATGCAGTCAAGCAACGGTCGTGCCCGCGGAGCCGGGGGCGGTCCCGAGAGTTCGGCCGGGGGCGGAGAAGACCACGGTGCACCCGCTCACGATGTGAAGCCGGAAGACCCCTGGTACGACGCGCTGGCCTCCGGCTGGGGTGAAGTGGACGGCACGGGCACGCCCGCTCCTGCCGTGCCGTCCGCTCGCGGAGAGAACAGCGGGACGACGGTTCGGGCCCGCGACGTGTATCTAGAGGTGCAGCGCAGCGCGGCGTTCCAGGAGGTGCGCAGCAGATACCGACGGTTCGTAGCGCCGGGAGCCATCGCCTTCCTCGCCTGGTACGTGGGATACGTGGTCACTGCTACGACCGCGCCCGGACTTATGGCCCGACCCGTGGCGGGGGCGGTGAACGTGGGCATGCTCGCGGGGCTCGCGCAGTTCCTCACCACATTCCTGCTCACTTGGGCCTACGCCCGGCATGCGCGGCTGCGCCGGGACCGGGCCGCGCTGGACCTGCGCTGGGACACCCAGGAGCTGACTCGTGGCGTGCAAGGAGGTGCCTCGTGA
- a CDS encoding solute symporter family protein codes for MTGSHQTLALLLFSGFVAVTLGITTWVGRRRHGSEEEFYAGGRLFSPMENGFAIAGDYMSAASFLGVTGLIALYGYDGLLYVVGFLVAWLVVLFLVAELVRNCGRFTLADVVAARMSERPVRIAAGTSSVTVSILYLVAQMVGAGSLVALLLGRTSGAAQVWAVIGVGALMVIYVSLGGMRATTWIQIVKAVLLLSGTIALTVLVLLRFHGDIDRLLVTAAEHSGHGDAYLAPGLRYGGNWTSRLDFISLGLALVLGTAGLPHILSRFYTVPTARAARRSAVWSIGLIGGFYLMAIVLGLGAAAVVGPQAVRHSNAAGNTAVPLLALDLGGGAGSTTGTVLFAVVAAIAFATILAVVAGLTLVSSASVAHDLYASLRRPHGRTRSEVAVARFAAVGIGVVAIALGLLARDLNVAFLVGLAFAVAASANFPVLLYSLFWSGFTTRGAVWAVYGGLVPSLGLVLLSPVVSGSPGSLFPDVDFQYFPLQNPGIVSIPLGFLAGWLGTVTSDEVADDGKYAETEVRSLTGAGAV; via the coding sequence GTGACCGGCAGCCATCAGACCCTGGCCTTGCTGCTGTTCAGCGGATTTGTGGCCGTCACGCTGGGGATCACGACCTGGGTCGGCCGCCGGCGGCACGGTTCGGAGGAGGAGTTCTATGCGGGCGGCCGATTGTTCTCCCCCATGGAGAATGGTTTTGCCATCGCCGGGGATTACATGTCGGCGGCTTCCTTCCTCGGCGTCACGGGTCTCATCGCGCTGTACGGGTACGACGGGCTGCTGTATGTGGTGGGTTTCCTCGTGGCGTGGCTGGTCGTCTTGTTCCTCGTGGCCGAGCTGGTGCGCAACTGCGGCCGGTTCACCCTGGCTGACGTCGTGGCCGCGCGGATGAGCGAGCGGCCGGTGCGGATTGCCGCGGGCACGTCCTCGGTCACGGTGTCCATTCTGTACCTGGTGGCACAAATGGTCGGTGCGGGCAGCCTGGTGGCGCTGCTGCTGGGCCGGACGAGCGGCGCGGCCCAGGTCTGGGCGGTCATCGGGGTCGGTGCGCTCATGGTGATCTATGTGTCGCTGGGAGGGATGCGGGCCACCACCTGGATCCAGATCGTGAAGGCGGTCCTGCTGCTCAGCGGGACGATCGCACTGACGGTGCTGGTCCTGCTCCGCTTCCACGGGGACATCGACCGGCTGCTGGTCACGGCTGCGGAGCACAGCGGTCACGGGGACGCTTATCTGGCACCGGGGCTGAGGTACGGCGGAAACTGGACCTCTCGCCTCGACTTCATCAGCCTTGGGCTCGCGCTGGTGCTGGGCACGGCGGGACTGCCGCACATCCTGTCTCGCTTCTACACGGTGCCGACCGCGAGGGCCGCCCGCCGCTCTGCGGTGTGGTCCATCGGTCTGATCGGGGGCTTCTACCTGATGGCGATCGTCCTCGGGCTTGGCGCTGCGGCGGTGGTGGGGCCGCAGGCCGTGCGCCATTCGAATGCGGCCGGGAACACGGCGGTACCCCTCCTCGCCCTGGATCTGGGCGGTGGTGCGGGCTCCACGACGGGGACGGTCTTGTTCGCCGTTGTCGCCGCCATCGCCTTCGCCACCATCCTGGCGGTGGTCGCCGGTCTCACGCTCGTGTCCTCGGCCTCGGTGGCCCACGACCTGTACGCGTCGCTGCGCCGACCGCACGGCAGGACCCGCAGTGAGGTGGCGGTGGCTCGGTTCGCCGCGGTCGGCATCGGTGTCGTGGCGATCGCGCTCGGTCTCCTGGCCCGTGACCTGAACGTCGCCTTCCTGGTCGGTCTCGCCTTCGCGGTCGCCGCATCGGCGAACTTTCCAGTGCTGCTGTACTCGCTGTTCTGGAGCGGTTTCACCACGCGTGGCGCGGTGTGGGCCGTGTACGGAGGGTTGGTCCCGTCGCTCGGTCTCGTGCTGCTGTCCCCGGTGGTGTCGGGGAGCCCGGGCTCGCTGTTTCCGGACGTGGACTTCCAGTACTTCCCGCTGCAGAACCCGGGCATCGTCTCCATTCCGCTCGGATTTCTCGCTGGCTGGCTGGGTACGGTCACCTCGGACGAGGTCGCCGACGACGGCAAGTACGCCGAGACCGAGGTACGGTCACTGACCGGGGCCGGCGCGGTGTAG